The following coding sequences lie in one Halogeometricum rufum genomic window:
- a CDS encoding bacterio-opsin activator domain-containing protein, whose product MSDERSPRLLVAVHEDDLFDRVERRLRSTLDADIARWNAGVDATVVDSFDCVVVADDLPDADPGAVVAAAGDVPVVALLRPDGDHSAESVLAAGAADVVLVTETNLFERLGRRVASVLAWREDRAAAERRVTEDLKERAMDEAPVGITIADASLPDDPLVYVNDAFESLTGYDESEALGRNCRYLQGPGTDAEPVAELRRAVDAEESASVELLNYRRDGETFWNRVDIAPVYDADGDLSHYVGFQTDVTDRVRAERAAEHYAAVADRERTRLRGLVDQVENLLVDVTEVLVRAETRAQLEREVCERVAASPSYACAWVGDCDLSPDAVVPKEWAGEAAAAVVGLRVDRQAVDDPVARAVATRSVQTLSDPEGRFHGDVVLPFGSVVAVPLVHSDTLYGVLTVYREGEAPGEPERVALEALGSAVAAAIDAFESRRTLVTDSRLELRIQVADASAPLARLAQANECSLRYRGSVARDDGTVLLFVSPTPADAELVADDVPGVQRVSRLERGGGDALAEVHLDSGSLLSLVAERGARLTDLSVTEAGTVELVVTVTDRSAGRTLIDELSAVAAGVRLDAVRERAGPAATPREFVSMVEDELTERQRTALQLAHLGGFFEWPHGTSGDELAASMDISRSTFHQHLRAAERKLVAAFYRETPN is encoded by the coding sequence ATGTCAGACGAACGCAGTCCGCGCCTCCTCGTCGCCGTGCACGAGGACGACCTGTTCGACCGAGTCGAACGGCGGCTTCGGTCGACGCTCGACGCCGACATCGCCCGGTGGAACGCCGGCGTCGACGCGACCGTCGTCGACTCGTTCGACTGCGTGGTGGTCGCCGACGACCTGCCCGACGCCGACCCCGGGGCCGTCGTCGCCGCCGCCGGCGACGTTCCCGTCGTCGCACTCCTCAGGCCCGACGGCGACCACTCCGCCGAGTCCGTTCTCGCGGCGGGCGCCGCCGACGTCGTCCTCGTCACCGAGACGAACCTGTTCGAACGGTTGGGTCGTCGGGTGGCGAGCGTCCTCGCGTGGCGCGAGGACCGCGCCGCGGCGGAGCGACGGGTGACGGAGGACCTCAAGGAACGGGCGATGGACGAGGCGCCCGTCGGCATCACCATCGCGGACGCCTCGCTCCCCGACGACCCCCTCGTGTACGTCAACGACGCCTTCGAGTCGCTGACCGGGTACGACGAGTCGGAGGCGCTGGGTCGCAACTGCCGGTACCTGCAGGGACCGGGGACGGACGCCGAACCGGTCGCCGAACTCCGCCGCGCGGTCGACGCCGAGGAGAGCGCGTCGGTCGAACTGCTGAACTACCGGCGCGACGGCGAGACGTTCTGGAACCGGGTCGACATCGCCCCCGTCTACGACGCCGACGGCGACCTGAGCCACTACGTCGGCTTTCAGACGGACGTCACCGACCGCGTCCGGGCCGAACGGGCCGCCGAACACTACGCCGCGGTGGCGGACCGCGAACGGACGCGCCTCCGGGGACTCGTCGACCAGGTGGAGAATCTCCTCGTCGACGTGACGGAGGTTCTCGTGCGCGCGGAGACGCGCGCGCAACTCGAACGTGAGGTGTGCGAACGGGTCGCCGCCTCGCCCTCGTACGCCTGCGCGTGGGTCGGCGACTGCGACCTCTCGCCGGACGCCGTGGTGCCGAAGGAGTGGGCTGGCGAGGCCGCCGCCGCCGTCGTCGGACTCCGCGTGGACCGACAGGCGGTCGACGACCCCGTCGCTCGCGCGGTGGCGACCCGGTCCGTGCAGACGCTGTCGGACCCCGAGGGGCGGTTCCACGGCGACGTCGTCCTCCCGTTCGGCAGCGTCGTCGCCGTGCCGTTAGTGCACTCGGACACGCTGTACGGCGTCCTCACGGTGTACCGCGAGGGCGAGGCCCCCGGGGAACCCGAACGGGTGGCGCTGGAGGCACTGGGAAGCGCCGTCGCCGCCGCCATCGACGCGTTCGAGAGTCGTCGGACGCTCGTCACGGACAGTCGCCTCGAACTTCGGATACAGGTCGCGGACGCGAGCGCCCCGCTGGCGCGCCTCGCGCAGGCGAACGAGTGTTCGCTGCGGTACCGGGGCTCCGTCGCCCGCGACGACGGGACGGTGCTGCTGTTCGTCTCGCCGACGCCGGCGGACGCCGAACTCGTCGCCGACGACGTTCCCGGCGTCCAGCGTGTCAGTCGCCTCGAACGCGGCGGCGGTGACGCCCTCGCTGAGGTCCACCTCGATTCGGGGTCGCTGCTGTCGCTGGTCGCCGAACGCGGCGCGCGCCTGACCGACCTCTCGGTCACCGAGGCCGGAACGGTCGAACTCGTCGTGACCGTCACCGACCGGTCGGCGGGGCGGACGCTCATCGACGAACTGTCGGCCGTCGCCGCCGGCGTCAGACTGGACGCGGTTCGGGAACGCGCGGGGCCGGCGGCGACGCCGCGGGAGTTCGTCTCGATGGTCGAGGACGAACTGACCGAGCGACAGCGGACGGCGCTCCAACTGGCACACCTCGGCGGGTTCTTCGAGTGGCCGCACGGCACCTCGGGCGACGAACTCGCGGCGTCGATGGACATCTCCCGGTCGACGTTCCACCAGCACCTCCGGGCGGCAGAACGGAAACTCGTCGCCGCATTTTACCGGGAAACACCCAACTAG
- a CDS encoding bacteriorhodopsin, giving the protein MATPGSEAIWLWIGTAGMFAGTLYFVARGWGVTDPKQQLFYILSIFITTIATVSYFMMATGFGLTQVEVGGVMLDIYWARYADWMFTTPLLLLDLALLAGASRNTMYTLVGLDVLMIATGAIAAFTASAPIRIVWWGVSTALLLFLLYFLVKALNDAADQQTESVRSLTTTLRNMLIVLWLAYPVVWILGTEGTLGILPLYYETAAFMVLDLVAKVGFGFVLLRSHSVLDQVGQATPAASPADD; this is encoded by the coding sequence ATGGCAACACCAGGCAGCGAAGCGATATGGCTGTGGATAGGCACGGCGGGGATGTTCGCGGGGACGTTGTACTTCGTCGCCCGCGGGTGGGGCGTCACCGACCCGAAACAGCAGTTGTTCTATATCCTGAGTATCTTCATCACCACCATCGCGACCGTCTCGTACTTCATGATGGCGACGGGGTTCGGCCTGACGCAGGTCGAAGTGGGCGGCGTGATGCTGGACATCTACTGGGCGCGATACGCCGACTGGATGTTCACCACGCCGTTGCTGTTGCTCGACCTCGCCCTGTTGGCGGGGGCGAGCCGTAACACGATGTACACGCTCGTCGGCCTCGACGTGCTGATGATCGCGACCGGAGCCATCGCAGCATTCACCGCGTCGGCACCCATCCGCATCGTGTGGTGGGGCGTCAGCACCGCACTGCTGCTGTTCCTCCTCTACTTCCTCGTGAAGGCGCTGAACGACGCGGCCGACCAGCAGACCGAGTCGGTCCGCAGTCTGACCACGACGTTGCGCAACATGCTCATCGTGCTGTGGTTGGCCTACCCGGTCGTCTGGATACTGGGTACCGAGGGGACGCTCGGAATCCTCCCCCTGTACTACGAGACGGCCGCGTTCATGGTGCTGGACCTCGTGGCGAAGGTCGGATTCGGCTTCGTCCTCCTGCGGAGTCACAGCGTGCTCGACCAGGTCGGGCAGGCGACCCCCGCCGCCTCCCCGGCGGACGACTGA
- a CDS encoding lycopene cyclase domain-containing protein, whose amino-acid sequence MTARLTYFGFHAVFVLPALAILGLVVYRRRDRIAARDWRFRLVGTAVLAAIALVYTTPWDNYLISRGVWWYGDGAVAATVWLAPVEEYVFILLQPLVVACWLFVLPTPSTDPVEVTRRQRLWGVLAGVAVGVVGGVLLALGGGTYYLGAILAWAAPVLALQWGFGWPYLWAVRRTFALAVAVPTLYFWVADWFAIWLDIWYISPAHTTGVSLLGLPVEEATFFLVTNLFVVQGLLLFLWVVDRWR is encoded by the coding sequence GTGACGGCGAGACTGACGTACTTCGGCTTCCACGCCGTGTTCGTCCTCCCCGCACTCGCGATCCTCGGACTCGTCGTCTACCGCCGCCGCGACCGAATCGCCGCCCGCGACTGGCGGTTCCGCCTCGTCGGAACGGCCGTCCTCGCCGCCATCGCCCTCGTCTACACCACGCCGTGGGACAACTACCTCATCTCCCGCGGCGTCTGGTGGTACGGCGACGGCGCCGTCGCCGCGACGGTGTGGCTGGCACCGGTCGAGGAGTACGTGTTCATCCTCCTCCAACCGCTGGTCGTCGCGTGCTGGCTGTTCGTCCTCCCGACGCCGTCCACGGACCCCGTCGAGGTGACGAGGAGACAGCGTCTGTGGGGCGTCCTCGCGGGCGTCGCCGTCGGCGTCGTCGGCGGGGTACTCCTCGCCCTCGGCGGCGGGACGTACTACCTCGGAGCCATCCTCGCGTGGGCCGCCCCCGTGCTCGCCCTCCAGTGGGGGTTCGGGTGGCCCTACCTGTGGGCGGTGCGGCGGACGTTCGCACTCGCCGTCGCCGTCCCGACGCTGTACTTCTGGGTGGCCGACTGGTTCGCAATCTGGCTCGACATCTGGTACATCTCGCCGGCTCACACCACCGGCGTCTCCCTGCTGGGTCTGCCGGTGGAGGAGGCGACGTTCTTCCTCGTGACGAACCTGTTCGTGGTGCAGGGACTGCTCCTGTTCCTGTGGGTGGTGGACCGATGGCGGTGA
- a CDS encoding Brp/Blh family beta-carotene 15,15'-dioxygenase, with the protein MAVSAAVGDGRLRRRLARAVFPLPWVVLAAAAAVSLFGVGVAGPARYVPLLLSVAVLGLPHGALDHVTLSRARNTSPTLRSLAAVGLLYLVLGGLYAVGWFVAPAAAFVAFLLLTWIHWGQGDVYLLVALAEETHLRTRGQRLLAAVVRGGIPMVVPLVGFPEVYRRVAATTAGLFVADASFAWLVAPTVRAAVGGTLAALTVASLLVGWRRATTAASRDAWRLDACESVLLWAFFLVVPPLVAIGLYFSLWHSARHLARLAALDSTAATALRRGRYRTVVARLGRDALPTTLGAVVVFAALALAVPAGVGSVEAVASVYLVLLAVLTLPHVVVVTMLDRLQGLW; encoded by the coding sequence ATGGCGGTGAGCGCCGCCGTCGGCGACGGCCGACTGCGGCGACGGCTCGCCCGCGCGGTGTTCCCGCTCCCCTGGGTCGTCCTCGCCGCCGCCGCCGCCGTCTCGCTCTTCGGCGTCGGCGTCGCCGGTCCGGCCCGGTACGTCCCCCTGTTGCTCTCCGTCGCCGTCCTCGGACTGCCGCACGGCGCACTCGACCACGTGACGCTCTCGCGCGCGCGAAACACGAGTCCAACGCTCCGGTCGCTCGCCGCCGTCGGCCTCCTGTACCTCGTCCTCGGCGGTCTGTACGCGGTGGGTTGGTTCGTCGCCCCGGCCGCCGCGTTCGTCGCCTTCCTCCTCCTCACGTGGATTCACTGGGGACAGGGCGACGTCTACCTCCTCGTCGCACTCGCCGAGGAGACGCACCTCAGGACGCGCGGCCAACGCCTCCTCGCCGCCGTCGTCCGCGGGGGGATTCCGATGGTCGTCCCCCTCGTCGGGTTCCCCGAGGTGTACCGACGCGTCGCGGCGACGACTGCCGGTCTGTTCGTCGCCGACGCGTCGTTCGCGTGGCTCGTCGCTCCGACGGTCCGCGCCGCCGTCGGCGGTACGCTCGCGGCGCTCACCGTCGCGTCGCTCCTCGTCGGGTGGCGCCGCGCGACGACCGCCGCCTCGCGCGACGCGTGGCGGCTGGACGCCTGCGAGTCCGTCCTCCTGTGGGCGTTCTTCCTCGTCGTCCCGCCACTCGTCGCCATCGGCCTGTACTTCTCGCTGTGGCACTCGGCGCGGCACCTCGCGCGACTCGCCGCCCTCGACTCGACGGCCGCGACGGCGCTCCGCCGCGGGCGGTACCGCACCGTCGTCGCCCGACTCGGCCGCGACGCCCTGCCGACGACGCTCGGCGCCGTCGTCGTCTTCGCGGCTCTCGCCCTCGCCGTCCCCGCGGGCGTCGGGAGCGTCGAAGCCGTCGCCTCGGTGTACCTCGTCCTCCTCGCCGTCCTGACGCTCCCGCACGTCGTCGTCGTCACGATGCTGGACCGGCTACAGGGCCTCTGGTGA